The proteins below are encoded in one region of Lactuca sativa cultivar Salinas chromosome 3, Lsat_Salinas_v11, whole genome shotgun sequence:
- the LOC111920883 gene encoding protein LITTLE ZIPPER 1 — MYTYNSKCVSSPLLSSPTRKMKSNRVRKHIQVRLHRFNRRINEKMKQEMEFKNLKLYMENMNILKENAELWKKAIQLREENTILLSKLVKNIKPSGS, encoded by the exons ATGTACACATATAACTCAAAATGTGTCTCATCGCCTCTTCTTAGTTCCCCTACCCGGAAAATGAAGTCAAATCGTGTTCGAAAACACATACAAGTTCGACTTCATAGGTTTAACAG ACGCATCAATGAAAAGATGAAACAGGAGATGGAGTTCAAAAACTTGAAGTTGTATATGGAGAACATGAACATCTTGAAAGAAAACGCAGAACTGTGGAAGAAAGCAATCCAACTCCGTGAAGAAAATACTATTTTACTGTCTAAGCTTGTGAAAAATATCAAGCCTTCGGGTTCGTGA